The following is a genomic window from Aphis gossypii isolate Hap1 chromosome X, ASM2018417v2, whole genome shotgun sequence.
AGTCTATTCCCTAattgtttattcaatttttccataccttattattgtttgaattgTTTGAAATCATTACTTGCTTGACAAATTTAGTCCACATTTGACAGCATATGTGCGGTAATGGCTGTAGTTTCTGGGACTCTCTGTAAGTGGTGTTGGTATTTATCGGACACTCCGAGTACACCACGATATTGCTACATGCTctgatattctataataaatataatacatgaagatattaaaaatgttacgccaacaaatactgtataattataaagaagaatttaaacataatggaTTGGGATCTTACGAAATTTGCTGCTCTAGGCCTAGGCGTAATTCCGGTCTTGAAGCAGAAATACAGGTATgatcatttatcataatgtattattgtattaacgttatatcttatttaataatcacaaatttgtatttgtttataaataaaggaaaataataaaattgttctgTACACaaacatgtaaattataaaaaccggATGAAGCGCTAATGGAGGGAGTCTCGAAATAACCGGTATCTAACATTGATAACAAACGTTGTATAACTTGCACACACAGCTATAGCATGCTCTGTCAATAAAAGTTACGATTAAGATTAACACAGAtgagtatacctattaataatagtagtcTATATATAGGCTGCGCATCTCACTCGTCTAGTGTAAACtataaaacgaaatatttaCGCTATTTTGCATGTACTAACATAGTaacatttcttaatattattaataaatattacgcaTTATGTTTGTCGACAAAGGTAGGCAGGTACTctatggtttatattttatttaaagtacctacctaaattgctatatttaattatgtgttgctaactttttaaaatgtttaggtaCCTAGTCCCTAGTTTTGCAGCGTTTACAACTATTTAtcgtttttactaaattaacagaaaacttaaattcgatggtttttttgttataacaggtcttatttctatgtatattttgtaaaaagcaATACAACTCTTTTGctacctataatacatttgtattctCATGATACTAGCAGTGGCGTATCTATATAAGGGGGGGGCAAGAGGGGCAATTTCCCCCGGCAGCACTTTTTTGGGGGGCAGTAAATATAGCTggaaggttttatttttaaattgatttaaacagttacaaaaaaaaaaaaaagagtactCAGGGGGCAGCAAAATCCTGAATACGTCTCTAGAtactagaaataattatatatatatataattaataaataatacgcgataggtattaaacaataatatctgaACGAAAGCGGatataaaacagaaaaaaacacTCTAAACGTACTCGAACAGCGTCCCCGTAAAGTAATGGAGACGACGCTACGACGCGTCCAATCGTCGTTTCCAATATACCAGCATACCGACGATACCGCACGCTTAGGACGCGTTGGATACCACGCTTGGCGGCAGCCGGCAATCCAGAAACCGATTCAAAATTgatttgaatgtattattacgTTTACTTGAGATCAATCAGATGAATCCATCGTTCCAGAATTCTTATACactttgtgtaaatatttaaacattttaaatgttcactCTACAGAATTGAAATTAACAGTCTTTAAACGTCATGCACCTATCAATCTCAATTAAACATAACACGAATTCAAAAGTAaagttataaaagttttatcatatttttagtttgttcTTTAGGATGGACAAAAATACTAAGTAAGCGGTAAATACAGTAATGATGACAGGgaagataatataaacagaaaaaacaaaaatatattatgaacttgGATGTTGTTATACTTATTCTAAGATTTTTGAGACAGTACTCGCCGtccacaataatttttaaagtgtttCTACTTATCTCATCCGCTATTCGCCAGTGGAAGTACAATACATAGTACCTATGTGGCCTGTACCCTAACCACGcctgtttatataatatttaaaatcctaagcatgaaattataaaataaaaaaaatttattaagaaaatgtgtaaaataagtgtaaaattgtattaattataatgttcagTAATTCAGTATATGACTTACTAATTGTTCATACAAAAAGAATTACGGAAGAACAAACAAATTATCtagtttaatttgataaaaagaaTCAACATCAATCAACTCAATTCTTGTatcattaaattgaaattcattgtaacataatatcattcttcctctatacctaaaaaaaaaaagtaatttcaaaatcagccattttttataaacacattatGCAAGTGATCACTAATctttttcagttttatattaattattatatatctataaaaagtcATAATGGCCTTTGttttacagtttataatataattaatattaaatgtatttaaaaagtatattcatttcaaataaaataatttaattaactcacaatactgcataaaatatttttttttattattctaaaatagtgtacatttatacttggtatattaattaaatgaaaaattaagttttaagtttcatattatgataagcCAATCAATACCTAAgacaaatattacttatagtaaaataaaatacaaataaataataactagatatttttttgaataaaattacaaatttactatttttggtTCTTGAATTATatgaatcatatatttatatgcactAAATTACGTACCATTTGTCATTTAACGCCAACAATTTCTAAAGCCTTGAATTCTTTAACTTTTTCAAAAGAACAACTAAATTCTGACATATTGTTCGTATCTTTTaatcgttttgttttttatcttcAGTTGTAGCTATATATACACCATTTTCATTTGGTTCGAGTGAAATTAAGATAAcctaaaatcaaatacaatataagttattaaaaaaaaaaatgttttaatgattaacACGTTGAGCGCCATGAGACCCAAATGTGGGTCTCAATTATCTTTGACCAAACCGCCAAATGATTTTTGGTGCGGTttactcaaaaaaaatgttttaaaaaaaaattgtctaaatggtttgaaattttacacatactattattatgactaacagaagagttttataatattttttaactgattAGGAGCGAGACCCTAAAATAGGTCTCATGGCCAAACTGAGTCacctatcaaaaatatattatttttctcatatTTGAAACCCATATTTGACCCTCAAccacataataaaataggttatcataaattaacattaccaagtataaatattattggtagATGTAGAGAAAAGCAATAATAACATGTAGTCAATTGtatgcaattaattttattaacatataaaaaataatattgtttaatttcaacattcttgtacaaaaaaaaaaaaaaaaataactaaaaacttttaaaaaaaaatgttcagtctattcaattgaataatagtagtagataggtaataagatatcttttataaaacaaaactgaAAACGAAGTAGTAAAAACCAGAAATATCTTTTTCCAGTCTACTcagatgaataaaaataataataggtaacaataactttattttataaattataaatcaaaacaaaccAATACAAACTTTACttctttacaattttatgttcCTCAAAGAAACAATCaagacaaaaatgtttattacataaaaaacatttagtgtaatttttttttgcattattcTGTGCATATTTTCTGCCTTTTTCTTTTACTGCTTTTGAGTAACATCCAACACATCTAGATCTGTTTGATTTTTCTAAGGTATGTTTTTGTGATACAATTTCTGTGAtagtttctttatttattaactgttCTACAAGTGTAGATCTAAATTctgttatagatatttttgaaGATGTAACTTTCTGGAATAAAACTAGAGCATTAACAAcactaatgtttaataatgcaTCTAGAGCAACTTTTCTGTACCACTTTTGACTGCGACGAAGAGGGTTAGAGTAGGAAGTCATCTGATCTGAGAGGTCAATTGAAGTTTtcccaatattattatcaacaactACTGTAGGTTTTTGTACCGTTTTTCCTCTTATTTTCAAACTTGTAAGAGCACTATCATGTTTAGATGAAATCATGACTAAATCCCGTTTGTCCCGCCACTTCAGTACCAACACATTAGATGAGCTTCGCTGAGATACAATTtccctttttttaaatttttttttagttacttcTTTCGGATTAGACTTTCTATTACACCTTAATGTTCCAACTAAATATGTGTTTCTTGATTGTAATAATTCAGCTAGTTCTACACTTGAATACCAGTTGTCAACAAAAATAGTTCTGCCATTATCAAGATAGGGTTCTGCTAATTCCATTACAACATTACTTCCAACATTTCcaacatttaacatattattaacttctTTTCCACAGTATACTTTCATAGCAATAGTATAACAAGGagaaatacataatttgaatTCTTTGATGCCAAATCTGtcccttttatttttaatatattgtttaaaagcaAGTCTTCccataaatttaactaagGACTCATCAATGCACATGCTTTGTTCTGGTTGCATAcaataattagaatttatcattatatcattGATAACTGTTCCTAATTTGTACAACCTATTTGTAGGGTCAGCACAAGTATTGTCTGAAAAATGTAGagttttcattaaacattCAAATCTATTACGGCTCATTATAGTACTAAATTGTGTACAATAAATTCTTGATAAACTCCAATAAAGATGATAGGATGGTAGTGAAACTAATCCAGTCCATATAAGAAGaccaaataattgttttatttcacattCATTTGTGTCGTGCCATTTGTTTAAACGTGCATGTGGGGAAATTGTTCTAGCACTCAATAGTTGAGCAGCATATCTATTAGTTTCTATCAcaattttgtgtattaaatcattacttactatacattgataaaatatctaatggTGTTCCATCTTGGAGAGTGTCAATTAGATCTGGATCCAAAccaatattgttgttatttgtgttgaaagtataattattaatattatggtcaTCATCTCTCCACTGGCGATCAATTTGTTGATGAGCTTGATGAGGTGTAGTACTTAGTATATTAGCAGGTGGTGAAGAATCGACAGACATTTCAGAACCACTAATATGAGATATATCTGAAATTTATAAGAAACCAATGTAATTATCTgtgatatacaattatacaaaatatataaataccagCAAGTGAGTCGATTCTGTTAATATTctcatcattaaaataatatattcctgACAGTGCatcatctaaaataaatttcaatgttagttaataaataatttgcataaggaacatattatttctataaaaataccgTTTTCTTCAGGTTCAATTTGATCAGGATCTGAATCGTCTTCAAATGCAGctattctattaataatttttaaaaattattaatttaattaaaatgcaaaaatttgaatataccatttataataaacataagtaTTTACTAACAATTGTTATAATCTGGATCTTTATCCGAGTCGTCATCGTCAAAATCATCCAAATCGGAATCCaacatttcattaatttcgtatggattcatttttatgactttaaattaaatttgaaatttttattttactagtaAACACCATCAGtaatggtaaatatatttttgtaaatatctataaatagccGTAGATAACGATTTACgataacaaatacaatttcttaTCATTCACATTGAAGGCGCATTCACAGCTACGTCGTGTGTCGTGTCGTGTTGGTCAAATCGCATTCTGATTGGACGTTTAACTTTTGGTATGTTGGTACAACCAAGTTTAAACCGAGGATACCTAGAATTGAATACATCTCAACTTTTGTCGTTTCTGGTAAAAACGGTTAAAGAGTggttatagattattaattactatcactattattattgaatattgactAAAATGACATGATTATAATTActgataacaaattattaatttcaaattagcGATTTGCATATCTAGACAATCTTGTAACTGCGACACGCCGAAGCCGAAAACTACGAAGTACTGAACTACGCTCGTTGCTCGTATCAGTCGTAGCTCATACAGTCCGACAGTCGTCACTAGTCAGTCATACGTGTTTGCTATAGGTAttgcaatattgaatattgactattgtataggtaccattTTGCCATGTCTGTTGTGGTTAAAACTTGTTCAAAATGCCAAAGGTTGTATTTGCCTCATTTCATCCACGATTGTAATGTACTAGGTATGTATCATGTTAAgagttaagtataattattacattttcaaattaaatattgaagttatatttaaataatatgtttttatatagccTTGGTATGTAGGTAACAATTCAGTTAACAGACCtactttaaatcataataccattggcattattattatactgtttataattgtaattcaatatttgcattattcaattatattttttaatatttatatacatatttatttacatcacAATCGCTGGATCAAGTGAGGACAGCAATTAAGCCACAAAATATTAGGCCAAAGACTACCGAAATAGTAGATGATACAGTTAGTAATGAAAccttatattctaatattattgggGCAGTGCTTAAACATCCTGCTTTGTGGGACCATCGTCTACCTCTAAAGGACCggactgaaattaaaaaaagaaaattatgggAATTGGTCCATTTGGAGTGTGGAGGTTTGGTCCAATCTATTATCAagctattttgtattattattgaataatggtTTGTATTTGTGTATTCTTTTGCGTGTTTGttggggtttttttttcttaggtaATTATGATGTAACgtctattatgaataaatggaaatatttGAGGGATAAGTATGcaagagaaaaaaaagttacaaacGTCCATCTGGTAGTGGCAGTACACCATTAAAAGTATGGGAGCATTTTGAGGAACTCAAGTTTCTTGAGGACATTTTAGCTGTTGAACCAACGTAAGTAATTTaccttgtttattttttcatagttaaattatattaaatgtaaattacagCAAACAGtcaatactacatattatatatgtgacCATTGAAATaccaattctaaaaatatgaagtttttttttttgtttttcatgatacatatttttttttagtacttcTTCAAACTTGACACTTGAAATTGACAAAAATAGTCCAACCACTTCAAATGCTTCGTCATCaagaaaaagtaaaatgtctatgttatttatagatagatgaattatgtagttattataattacaattaccaTAAATACCCAtaattatgacatattatctatattattttaatttattgatcattatattattacttgaatatctttataaatcaatactaattgttgtatattaaaatgaaaaaataatatggtccatataatgctattaataatttattagtaatcaCAATAATGAGGATGAACAGTTACAATGAGATATAAGAATACTTTAGTTTGAATAGAAACCAAAAAACCAAGAATCGTAATGatcaacattaattaatactattttaccattaattattaaaatattaaaaaattctacatattgtgtgattttaatataaatttcaggaAAAACGTATGATGTTATTGGTGAAGctattttaaacgaattaaTATCGTCTAGGCCCAaaacaccaccaccaccacctaCAACACCATCAGTGACTGACCCAGTTTGCACCTATTTGATGGAAACAATGAAAgatttacctaataatataaaaattcaattggaAGAGGACATATTAGCATTGATGTTTGCTGCATGACGTTATTAAAAAccgaattatataatacagattTATCACACCATTTGGGGAAAATATGACTTAATTTAAAaccgaataatataataccgatTTATCACACCATTTGGGGAAAATATGACGTAATTTAAAaccgaataatataataccgatTTATCACATCATTTGGGGAAAATATGACCTAATTAAAAACCGATTTATCACACCATTTGGGGAAAATatgatgtaatttaaaaccgaattatataataccgaTTTATCACACCATTTGGGGAAAATATGACCTAATTAAAAACCGAATTATACAATACCGATTTATCACACCATTTGGGGAAAATATGATGTCAAGGGGGGTCCGCTCGTGTTGTTTGGAAGGAGTTATTTACATTATGGCTTTCCTCCTGGGGACTAGTATTAGACGGTGGTGACTTATCAACAACAGttactataaaacaaatgaaaaattgactttaatattttgattattgtcTAGAAATCAACGTTACTTACTCTGTTCGGTAGTTTTCTCACTAGTGTCATTAGAACCGCCCGACTCATTGTTTGAACTGATGATAGCGGGTGTTGTCAATGAATTTTCGACTGctgaaagtattttaaaatttaacttaatattttaagtattgcacagataaattataaactgctTACATTGGGCATCAAAAACATTATCGCTTTCCTCACGGGGACTAGTATTAGACGGTGGTGACTTATCAACAACAGttactataaaacaaatgaaaaattgactttaatattttgattattgtatAGAAATCAACGTTACTTACTCTGTTCGGTAGTTTTCTCACTAGCTTCATTAGAATTGTCGTACCCGTTTAGTGGTGTAATAAAATGGTCATGATGGCCAAGTGATaagttatctaaaaaaatctttagtttaattatttagttagttgcataaaatacattcacaTTTCACAGTAATTACCTAAACCACGTCCTGGTGATAACGCATTCGATTCCGTTATTGAACACTCATCGCCtgaaaatgttatagttaaaattgagcttaaaaatgttttaattccattaatataaaaataattaccatcTAACATATCTAAATCTTCTATACGATCGTTATCTGATA
Proteins encoded in this region:
- the LOC126552463 gene encoding piggyBac transposable element-derived protein 4-like; the protein is MLDSDLDDFDDDDSDKDPDYNNSAFEDDSDPDQIEPEENDDALSGIYYFNDENINRIDSLADISHISGSEMSVDSSPPANILKTNRYAAQLLSARTISPHARLNKWHDTNECEIKQLFGLLIWTGLVSLPSYHLYWSLSRIYCTQFSTIMSRNRFECLMKTLHFSDNTCADPTNRLYKLGTVINDIMINSNYCMQPEQSMCIDESLVKFMGRLAFKQYIKNKRDRFGIKEFKLCISPCYTIAMKVYCGKEVNNMLNVGNVGSNVVMELAEPYLDNGRTIFVDNWYSSVELAELLQSRNTYLVGTLRCNRKSNPKEVTKKKFKKREIVSQRSSSNVLVLKWRDKRDLVMISSKHDSALTSLKIRGKTVQKPTVVVDNNIGKTSIDLSDQMTSYSNPLRRSQKWYRKVALDALLNISVVNALVLFQKVTSSKISITEFRSTLVEQLINKETITEIVSQKHTLEKSNRSRCVGCYSKAEHKIVKK
- the LOC126552140 gene encoding ras guanine nucleotide exchange factor R-like yields the protein MLDGDECSITESNALSPGRGLDNLSLGHHDHFITPLNGYDNSNEASEKTTEQITVVDKSPPSNTSPREESDNVFDAQSVENSLTTPAIISSNNESGGSNDTSEKTTEQITVVDKSPPSNTSPQEESHNVNNSFQTTRADPP